One Flagellimonas sp. CMM7 genomic region harbors:
- a CDS encoding glycosyltransferase family 4 protein: MKPKLIRLTTVPGSLGGLLRGQLKFMTNHFEVIGISSSGNDVRSLAEIGEQESVRVIPVEMTRKITLLKDLLAVWKLYKIFKNEKPTIVHTHTPKAGTVGMIAAYFAKVPYRLHTVAGLPLLEVTGMKRNLLNTVEKITYRFATEIYPNSFGLKEVIIQQKYTKEDKLKVIAQGSSNGIDTDHFNPTLYDEVNKTELRNRLNIKPTDYVFIFVGRIVSDKGINELINTFRELVVKFPKIKLLLVGAYEKDLDPIQKENENYIEQSESIITTGWQNDVRPFFSISNSLVFPSYREGFPNVVMQACSMGIPSIVTNINGCNELIKHGENGLIIPTKDSEKLKLAMIEIMNKNISQVSNEIRQFMIDNYSRKFIHNEILKNYTSLLKRDKV, encoded by the coding sequence ATGAAACCAAAATTAATACGATTGACAACAGTGCCTGGATCATTGGGCGGTTTACTAAGGGGGCAGCTTAAGTTTATGACCAATCATTTTGAAGTTATTGGGATTTCGTCTTCTGGAAATGATGTAAGGTCTCTAGCCGAAATAGGGGAACAAGAAAGTGTTCGGGTCATCCCTGTTGAAATGACACGGAAAATTACCCTTTTGAAAGATTTGCTAGCGGTATGGAAGCTTTACAAAATTTTTAAAAATGAAAAACCAACAATAGTTCACACTCATACACCAAAAGCTGGAACTGTGGGAATGATAGCCGCTTATTTTGCAAAAGTTCCCTATAGACTGCATACTGTTGCAGGCTTGCCTCTCCTTGAAGTAACTGGAATGAAAAGAAATCTATTGAATACTGTGGAAAAGATAACCTATAGATTTGCTACGGAGATATATCCAAATTCCTTTGGTTTAAAGGAGGTTATCATACAACAAAAATATACTAAGGAAGATAAATTAAAAGTAATTGCCCAAGGAAGTTCAAACGGAATAGACACCGACCATTTCAATCCCACGTTGTATGACGAAGTAAACAAAACTGAGCTAAGAAACAGGCTAAACATAAAACCCACTGACTATGTTTTCATATTCGTTGGTAGAATTGTATCTGATAAAGGAATCAATGAGTTAATCAACACTTTTAGGGAACTGGTCGTTAAATTCCCTAAAATCAAGTTATTACTGGTCGGGGCATATGAGAAGGATTTAGATCCAATTCAAAAAGAGAATGAAAATTATATTGAACAATCTGAAAGTATTATTACAACTGGTTGGCAAAATGATGTAAGACCATTCTTTAGCATTTCTAATTCTTTAGTTTTTCCAAGTTACAGGGAAGGATTTCCAAACGTTGTAATGCAAGCATGCTCTATGGGAATTCCTAGTATTGTTACAAATATTAACGGTTGCAATGAACTTATAAAACATGGAGAAAATGGGTTAATCATCCCGACAAAAGATAGTGAAAAACTCAAATTGGCAATGATAGAAATAATGAATAAAAATATAAGCCAGGTTTCTAATGAAATTAGGCAGTTTATGATTGATAATTACTCTAGGAAATTTATTCATAATGAGATACTAAAAAATTACACCTCATTACTAAAAAGAGATAAAGTATAG